GGGTGGGTTCGATCCCGGTCCGTTCGAACTCCGCGGCCTCCGCGTCGTCGCGGCGGGCGGTGGCGAGGAGGTTCGTGAGGACGATCTCGTTGCCGAAGACCCGCAGGTGGCAGGCCCCCTTGGTCGGGCAGTCGCAGCGCTCCGCGACGGCCTCCCCGAACATGCGCTTTGCGTCCTCGTCGCTCATCGTGTCCAGAATGCATCCGCTCATGCCGCTAGGGTCGCGCATCGCCGCGGAGCGGGGGGCGACCCCTGGGATGCGTGCCGAGGGGGTAGGGGATGCGGGCTGTGGTCCACCCCGACGTCGGGTGTCGGTGTCACCGACGCCCGACGTGCGTGGGGGGCGCGAACCGTTGGCTCTCAGGCGGCGTCGTCGTGGAGGTGGGACCCCATGATGAGGCCCACGATCTCCGTGCGCGTCGCGTCGGCCGTCGCCCTCACGGCGCCCAGCGTGCCGTTGTGCATGACGGCGATCCGGTCCGCGACGGCGAAGACGTGATCCAACGTGTGACTAATCATCACGATGGTGACGCCGTCGGCTTTGAGGCGCCGAATGATGTCGAGGACCTTGTCCTGCTCCTCGACGCCGAGGGCTGCGGTCGGTTCGTCCATGATGACGAGCTCCGCCTGTTCGTAGAGGGCGCGGCCGATCGCCACCGCCTGGCGCTGTCCGCCGGACATCGTGGCGGCCGGCGCATACGGGTTGCCGATGGCGAGGCCGACCTGGTCGCGAACGACGCGCGTCGCGACGTCACGCATCCGGGCCTTGTCCGTGACGGTGATGAGGCCGCCCAGGAACGACCGGGTCAACTCGCGACCGAGGAAGAAGTTGGAGGGGAGATCGAACGTCGGGACGAGCGCAAGATCCTGGTAGATCGTCTCGATCCCGAGTTCGCGCGCACGGTCGGGGTGGTCCATTTCGACGGGGGTGCCGTTCAGTCGGACGGTCCCCCCGTCGGCCGGATGCACCCCGGTGAGGACCTTGATCAGGGTGGATTTGCCGGCGCCGTTGTCCCCGACGAGACCCAGCACTTCGCCGCGGTGGATGTCGAGATCCACGCCGCGCAGCGCGACGACGCCTCCGAATCGCTTGACGAGCCCGCGCAGCTCGACGTGGGGTGTGCCCGAGGGCGGGGGAGGGTTCTCCCCCGCCTCGGTCCGGGTCGTGGCGTCGCTCACTCGAGCTCGGCCTCGACCTCGGGCCAGTTCTCCATGAGTTCGAGCGCCTCGCGCGGGACCTTCGTGAGGATGTCCTCGCGGCTCGACACCATGACCATGTCCAGCGGGTACTGCTTCTGGACCGGATCGCCGTTGAGGTCGGCGTGGATCGCTTCGGCGATGTAGCGGCCGCTCGACTGGCTGTCGCGGAAGATCGAGCCCTTGATCAGGCCCTCCCAGATCATGTCCAGCTCGGGCGGCACGGCGCCGAATCCGAAGACGTCGACGTCGTCGATGTCCATGGCGTCGAGCGCCGTCGCGGTGCCCATCGCCATGGCGCTGTTCCCGGCGTAGATGGCCGTCACGTCCGGGTACGCCAGGATCTGACGCTCCGTGGCGTCGTAGGCGCGCGCCTGCTCCCAGTACGCGTACTGTTCGAACGCGACCTCGACGCCGGCGTCCACCCAAATGTCGCGGGCCGTACCCACGCGCTCCTCGGAGATCTGGTTTCCGGGCTCGGCGAACATCAGCCCGATCTCGTCGCCGCCGCTCAGGACGTTGTCGAGGGCCCACTCCGCCGTGATGCGGCCACCCTCGGCGTGCGAGTAGCCGGAGTACGCCATGACGTCCACGCCCGAATCGTCGGGGTGCACGTCGAGGTGGTTGATGACGATGATGGGGATGCCGGCCTCGTTGGCCGACTGCAGGGCGGGAACGATCCCGAAGTAGTCGATCGGCCCCACGATGATGTAGTCGACGCCCAGCGTGATGAAGTCCTCGACGATGTCGAGTTGCTGCTGCATGTTCGCCTCGGCCGTCGACGCGCGGGCGGTGAACTCGTAGTCGACGCCCAGGTCGTCGAGGCGGGCCTGGAACCCGGCTGCGAACTGCCCGAAGTAATCGAGGGTGTCGTACACCGGGGGGGCGAAGCCGATCTGGACGGTTTGCGCGTGACCGAAACCGAGCAGCGACAGCGCGCCGAAGAGCAGAACCGTACGAAGCGTGTGCTTGAACATGGTGTTCCTCCTAGCAGGGAGCGGTGGGGGGACGGGCGGACGGGGACGAGGGACGGAACGTCACATCGCGACACCTCCGGGTCCAGCGCGACGACGACTCACGAGGTCGCCATTCCTTGACGTCGCGCCCGATAGAGCTGGATGGCGACGGCGATGACGAGGGTCAGACCAATGACGAGTTGCTGCCAGTAGAAGGGGACGCGCATCAGCACGAGGCCGTTCTCCGCGACCCCCAGGAACATCGCGCCCAACAGGGTTCCGAGGAGCGTGGCGTAACCGCCGAACAGGAACGTGCCTCCGAGCACCACGACGGCGATCGCGTGCAGTTCCATCATTTGGCCCAGAACGGCTTGCGCGGCGTCGAGGCGGGCGGCGAGCATGATGCCCGCCAGCCCGGCGAGGGTGCCGGAGATGACGTAGGCGGCCCACTCGTAGCGCCAGGCCCGCACGCCGGCTCGTACCGCGGCGCTGCGCTCGCCGCCGATCGCGAGGACGTACGCTCCGAACCGTGTTCGGTTCATCACGTAGGCCCCGAGGGCGACGACGACGAGCGCGATGATGCCGGGCATGGGGACGCCGAACACGCGGCCCTGGCCGAGGAAGACGAACGCGTCGGGAAACCCGCGCAACTGGTTCGGTCCCATCACCAGGTAGGCGGCGCCGCGGACGGCGGTGAGCGTCCCCAGGGTCGTGATGAGGGGTGGAACCTTCAGGACGGTGATGAACAGGCCGTTGACCACTCCCACCGCCGCACCGGCGGCGAGCCCTGCGCCAATGCCCAGCGGGACGCTCAAGGCGATGCCGGACTCCAAGACGATCGCGGTGGTGCTGGCGGACAGCGCCACCGTCGAGCCGACCGACAGGTCGATCCCCTTGGAGGCCATGACGACGGTCATGCCGGTGCCGAGGACCACGAAGATCGAGATTTGACGCAGCACGTTGAACAGGTTGCGGGACTCCAGGAATACCGGGTTGACCAGGGTGATGACCACCATCAGCAGCACCAACGGGATGATGAGGCCGAGGGGCGACCGCAGGCCCGGGTTGCGCTCGAGGAAGCCGAGCCGGGCGGTCGGTGCCGTCCGGGGTTCGGACGCGGGGACGGTCGGGGCGTGGTCGCTCATGCGGGGTCCTCCTGAAGGGTGGGGTGGGGTGAGGGCGTGAGGATGTCGGCGACGCCGTTCGGCGTCCCCTCGGGAAAGCGCGCTCCCGGTCGCGTGACGCTGGCGCTCGCGACGCGTGTCGCCGTGGTGATGGCGGCGTCGAGCGGTCTGCCGGCGGCGGTTTCGGCGGCGAGAACGCCGGTGAAGACGTCGCCGGCTCCGAGCGTGTCGACGGCGTGAACGGGAAGGCCGGCGACGTGAAGGGGGCCGTGCGTGGGGGACCAGCCGACGGCCCCGGCCGCACCGAGCGTCACCACCGCCGTCCGCTCGCCGCCCGCGAGCGTGCGCGCAGCGTCGGCGGCGCTGCCCTCGTCGACGGGCCGTCCGAGTCGCTCGCCCGCTTCGTGCTCGTTCACCACCAGCACCGTCCATCGGGCGTCGAGCGCGTCGTCGAGACGGTCGACGGGGGCGGCGTTGAGGACGACGGTCGCCCCGACGTCGCGGGCGCGTTCGGTTACGGCGTGCAACGCGTCGAGAGGCGCCTCGAGGGCGAGCGCGATCACCGCGTCGGGGGTGAACCAGGCGTCGGGGAGTTCGGCGACGTCGTCGGCGCTGAGACCCGCGTTCGCCCGTGGAGCGACGACGGTGGCGTAGCGACCGTCGCCGTCCATGAAGACGAGCCCGAGGCCGGTCCCGCGCGCGTCGGTCGCCAGGTGGCGAACGTCGCAGCCGGCGGCGACGAGGTCGTCGCGAACGGCGCGCCCGAAGTCGTCGTCGCCGACGCGGCCCACGAACCGCGTGTGTGCACCCCATCGCGCGGCGGCGCAGGCGAGGTTCGCGGCCTTGCCGCCGGGAGCGCCGTGGAAGTCGTCCGCAACGAGCGTTTCCCCCTCGCCGGGTAGGCGCCCGGCGTGGGCGACCAGGTCGTAGTTCGCGCCGCCGACGACGAGGACGTTCATCGCGGGTTTCGCTCCGTGACGGGTCCAACGACGTCCAGCGCGGCGAAGGCGTCCTGACGGGCGCGCGCGTCGGCGAGGGCGGCGGCGTCGATCTCGCCGGCGCGGCGCCAGAGGTCGCGTACGGCAGCGACGTTGCGCCGGGCCTCCTCGACGGGGTCCTCGTTGACGGGGAAGGTGTCGAAGTAGACGTGTTGGTCGTAGCCGCCTCGCCGCAATTCGAAGAGGAGCTCGAGGGTCGACAGGGGATGGATGGAGCCGACGAGGAGCCCGTCGTCCGCGCGTCCGAAGCCGTCGTTGAGGTGCAGTCCGAAGAGTCGGTCCTCCGCGAGCGCGCGCACGGCCGCCTGAGCGGGGTTCTCGCCCGCGATGAGGCTGTGGGCGACGTCGAGGGTGACGCCCACGTTGTC
The Trueperaceae bacterium DNA segment above includes these coding regions:
- a CDS encoding ATP-binding cassette domain-containing protein, with amino-acid sequence MSDATTRTEAGENPPPPSGTPHVELRGLVKRFGGVVALRGVDLDIHRGEVLGLVGDNGAGKSTLIKVLTGVHPADGGTVRLNGTPVEMDHPDRARELGIETIYQDLALVPTFDLPSNFFLGRELTRSFLGGLITVTDKARMRDVATRVVRDQVGLAIGNPYAPAATMSGGQRQAVAIGRALYEQAELVIMDEPTAALGVEEQDKVLDIIRRLKADGVTIVMISHTLDHVFAVADRIAVMHNGTLGAVRATADATRTEIVGLIMGSHLHDDAA
- a CDS encoding sugar ABC transporter substrate-binding protein, with amino-acid sequence MFKHTLRTVLLFGALSLLGFGHAQTVQIGFAPPVYDTLDYFGQFAAGFQARLDDLGVDYEFTARASTAEANMQQQLDIVEDFITLGVDYIIVGPIDYFGIVPALQSANEAGIPIIVINHLDVHPDDSGVDVMAYSGYSHAEGGRITAEWALDNVLSGGDEIGLMFAEPGNQISEERVGTARDIWVDAGVEVAFEQYAYWEQARAYDATERQILAYPDVTAIYAGNSAMAMGTATALDAMDIDDVDVFGFGAVPPELDMIWEGLIKGSIFRDSQSSGRYIAEAIHADLNGDPVQKQYPLDMVMVSSREDILTKVPREALELMENWPEVEAELE
- a CDS encoding ABC transporter permease; its protein translation is MVVITLVNPVFLESRNLFNVLRQISIFVVLGTGMTVVMASKGIDLSVGSTVALSASTTAIVLESGIALSVPLGIGAGLAAGAAVGVVNGLFITVLKVPPLITTLGTLTAVRGAAYLVMGPNQLRGFPDAFVFLGQGRVFGVPMPGIIALVVVALGAYVMNRTRFGAYVLAIGGERSAAVRAGVRAWRYEWAAYVISGTLAGLAGIMLAARLDAAQAVLGQMMELHAIAVVVLGGTFLFGGYATLLGTLLGAMFLGVAENGLVLMRVPFYWQQLVIGLTLVIAVAIQLYRARRQGMATS
- a CDS encoding ribokinase; translation: MNVLVVGGANYDLVAHAGRLPGEGETLVADDFHGAPGGKAANLACAAARWGAHTRFVGRVGDDDFGRAVRDDLVAAGCDVRHLATDARGTGLGLVFMDGDGRYATVVAPRANAGLSADDVAELPDAWFTPDAVIALALEAPLDALHAVTERARDVGATVVLNAAPVDRLDDALDARWTVLVVNEHEAGERLGRPVDEGSAADAARTLAGGERTAVVTLGAAGAVGWSPTHGPLHVAGLPVHAVDTLGAGDVFTGVLAAETAAGRPLDAAITTATRVASASVTRPGARFPEGTPNGVADILTPSPHPTLQEDPA